A single Mercenaria mercenaria strain notata chromosome 9, MADL_Memer_1, whole genome shotgun sequence DNA region contains:
- the LOC123543456 gene encoding G-protein coupled receptor 157-like → MEGQTVTLAVYNLVLTGMSSCLSIIGGIVILVTYFTIREIQNFTRKLLVYLTLADLFTAVGNLTAVVRYAYAHDGKDHVAENCTSVNKITENEYLCIGQSFVTTFSNLASFLWTAVIAIHLWSSVIIRTRRTEVYYMHALYHVLCWIVPLIIVLILLHKDCLGEDFCYGTGVWCGIKSNLPPQEIRTWMYIADIGWQIACYLTACFLYIHLKFYLKLHHKSSQLASLSDTLRNEDENFVFVWMVIYLLKLWGFTRFFITTYADLDVLQQQHMKGFLDFLLTMQSYGASGQAFWNCILFCVLDKTVRKHLKAWILRCCNAGQERDRLLGDMSTQEYC, encoded by the exons ATGGAGGGACAAACGGTGACTTTAGCTGTATATAACTTGGTACTGACTGGGATGAGTAGTTGCTTGTCTATTATTGGCGGAATTGTTATTTTAGTGACATACTTTACAATTAGAgaaatacagaatttcactagGAAATTACTTGTTTATCTCACACTGGCTGACCTATTTACCGCCGTCGGCAATTTAACTGCCGTCGTGCGCTATGCATACGCCCACGACGGCAAGGATCATGTAGCTGAAAACTGTACCTCTgttaataaaattacagaaaatgagTACTTATGTATTGGACAAAGTTTTGTAACGACGTTTTCGAATCTAGCTTCTTTCCTATGGACCGCCGTTATTGCAATACATCTGTGGTCATCTGTCATAATAAGAACGCGACGAACAGAAGTATACTACATGCACGCGCTGTATCACGTGCTGTGTTGGATAGTTCCAT taattattgtTCTGATACTGCTGCACAAGGACTGTCTAGGAGAAGATTTCTGCTATGGTACCGGAGTGTGGTGTGGAATAAAGAGCAACTTGCCGCCGCAGGAAATACGGACATGGATGTATATAGCAGATATTGGATGGCAGATCGCTTGTTACTTAACAGCATGTTTCCTCTACATCCATCTGAAATTTTATCTG AAACTGCACCACAAAAGTTCACAACTTGCGTCTTTATCAGACACGCTGCGCAATGAAGACGAAAACTTTGTGTTTGTGTGGATGGTCATTTATTTGCTCAAACTCTGGGGATTTACTCGATTCTTTATAACAACATATGCCGATCTTGATGTTTTGCAGCAACAACATATGAAGGGTTTTCTAGACTTTTTACTTACAATGCAAAGTTATGGTGCCAGCGGCCAAGCTTTCTGGAACTGCATACTCTTCTGCGTTCTTGACAAAACTGTAAGGAAACATTTGAAGGCTTGGATATTAAGATGCTGCAATGCTGGACAAGAAAGAGATAGACTATTGGGTGATATGTCAACGCAAGAATACTGTTAA